The Clarias gariepinus isolate MV-2021 ecotype Netherlands chromosome 12, CGAR_prim_01v2, whole genome shotgun sequence region TAGCTTCCTGTGTAAAAAAGaagaacacaaaaacaaaacactaaatACGTACCTTAACCCTAAACTTATGCTAAAAGGACACACCCTGCCCCAAACAGCAAGTAAAGCAATATCAGAGTATCACAGTATCAGTTTATTCCTAAAGAAGATCATACACCATGCAAATGACCATCAATAGATCACAATTACAGCTGATGCACATTTTAAGCTACTAAGGTATATGTTGTGTTTTACTGGTCATCATATAATAGAACAAAAACATAACTTACAGTACCTTTTCCATAGACATCCCCATGACTTCCTGTAAGTCGCCAGTCAAAGTTGTATGTACAAATGGCCTGGATGTTACTGTGGCCTGTCCCATGAAAAAGCATCCTCTCATCAATGTCCACAGTACGCTTTATCTTTCTCAGCTGGgcctttttcctttaataaaaaatagagGACCAAAACTAAAAACGTTTTAGTTTTTGTGTGTTCTCTTAAAAATATAATAGggtatttttcttaaacaacacattttaaataattacatattttattacatttattatttacaatttataccACTACAATTAGAATTCTCAATTCTGATTACTTTTCAATAACCAATTTAACAAGTTTAGCACAAGCTGCAATGTTAATCAAATAATGCTCATTTTATTGTCGTATTATTTAAGTAGTAACAGCTAATTATTTATGAATCTTTAATCGTTTTCTGTAAGGAATATTTTTGGCCATTTTTGGGAAGACTGTCCAGTGTTGCTAATTAGCTGTTCATTTGAGAATTATTTTACCAGAATGTTGTGTTGTGGTTTCTTAATTTCTCAGAGCATTTTCTCATCTTTGCTCATGCATTTCTTTTAGCAAGTTCAATCTGGAGATTTATCATGAGCCCTGTTCTACAGGCATCATCTCTGCTGGTGAGCTGTGTGTTGAGAGTGTTCGCAAGTGCAGCAATGTACAAAAAGCATTGACAGAGAGGTGTACACCTGCAGAAAAACTCCCATAGATCCAGGTTCTGTATCCTCTGAATAGATTTTATAGGTTGAGACATGGTCCTCTCATACAGCCTGGCCACTTCTTTGTACTCAAATGTGTCTCGGCACAGAGGGATGAGCTAAGGGATAAAAACACAAGGTCACATGGGGAGCCTGATGGATATTGTGAATAATGCAATTCTTCCTCTCAGTGTAATGTTTAGGcatgtgttacagtatgttttctACCTGATATGGCTCATCTGTGTTAACTCTTTCCCAGTGACAAGGGACTGGTAGAGCTAGGTTATCACAGATAAATCTGAGCATAAAATAATGAAACCATCAGTCTCAATGCATTGGCTCCATGTTGTGATATAAACGGAATTACATCTTctaagttaaataaatacatagacAGCCAGAAGACAGGCAGATGAACAGAGCGACAAaggagaagagaaaaagagctAACTACACCCGGTGGTTTGCAtacatgatttacctaaatccAGTGGCAGAATGCAGAGCCCGTTTTATTGGTCTCTGTTTTCCAGTTGTGACGTTGATTTGCTTCATAACTACAAATCAAAGAGACATTAATTCAAGTTAGATTAGATAAACACTGGATGTGGGAGATTTCAGACTGCCTGGTTTGAAGTCTAGTTTAAAATGCCACCTGAAAAGTCCAATCTGTAGCTATATTTAGGTGTATAGAAATCCATGGAACCATGTTGATTCCTGTTGTAGTTTGCTTCAATCTGTTCGCTGGTCACCGAGCATCCTGCACTGGGATCAATCTGCATAGAACATAAAAGAGTGCAGATGTCAAACAGACTGAACATGCAAAGGATATCCAAGTGTTTAGCTCATAAACAAGCATTAGCCAGGGAGGTGTATGTCTCCCGGCCACAATGATTTTGTAATGTCTCTATAGTAACACGCCTACTAAAGCTGTGCACTCCAGACACACAGGAGActaatttaaaagcaaaacaacaacaaaaaaaatgacacttaCCTCAAACATGTGCCAGACTCCACATTCTGCCAGGTAAAACCAATGCCAGTTAGGCTCGGATGTGTCCATCTCCTCCTCACAGGATTCCTCATCGTTGTTTTTGGAACACATTTGCTGGACATGCTGAACACACTTGTCATTTACGGAGCAATGCATCTGTGACGGTTTTAGACAGCTGGACCAAAATCCTGGTGCTCATGCAACGTATAGACAACAGAATAACATCATCATTTGGCATCTATGGCATTAGTGTCTAAACGTTTACAGATACATGAATAACCTGTACTactatgtttattaatattcaaACCGGTATTTACTTTCGAATATCAAATGTTGAGACAACTTTACACcgattattatactgtacatgttttcacaaattgtattcattcatttatttctgcTGATTTAACACGCTGTGAACTGACCATAATTGTATATGCAGTTACCTTCATTTAACATAAGAAACAAAACCCAAATACACTCATCATTGTTTAGGCTTGGTTTCTGTTTCCTCAGTTGTTATTGTTGATATTTCCGTATACGTCATCGTGACGCAATGGCCTGACACGACGGAGCGCGCTGCATTTCAAGCGCTGCGGTTTTTGTACTCTGTGTTCGGCTCGGTGTAGGAATATGCTTGTAAACACGGAAATCAACAAACATTATTTGGAATATATACAAAAGAAAACGCTGTCTATACAAATCGAGCTGTTCATGTGGTTCAACCGGGCAACCGAACTAAATGAACGACTAAATGATTCAACTGAGTCAAGTGT contains the following coding sequences:
- the LOC128534096 gene encoding protein mono-ADP-ribosyltransferase PARP11-like isoform X2; this encodes MLNEAPGFWSSCLKPSQMHCSVNDKCVQHVQQMCSKNNDEESCEEEMDTSEPNWHWFYLAECGVWHMFEIDPSAGCSVTSEQIEANYNRNQHGSMDFYTPKYSYRLDFSVMKQINVTTGKQRPIKRALHSATGFRFICDNLALPVPCHWERVNTDEPYQLIPLCRDTFEYKEVARLYERTMSQPIKSIQRIQNLDLWEFFCRKKAQLRKIKRTVDIDERMLFHGTGHSNIQAICTYNFDWRLTGSHGDVYGKGSYFARDSKYSSKFCHSTSKHNFTLQRHGLAPPIFQSDPPYKCMFLARVLVGEYTVGHPHFCRPPSKDLSIANFFDSCVDDMVNPKIFVIFDSNQIYPEYLIEFY
- the LOC128534096 gene encoding protein mono-ADP-ribosyltransferase PARP11-like isoform X1; its protein translation is MLNEGNCIYNYAPGFWSSCLKPSQMHCSVNDKCVQHVQQMCSKNNDEESCEEEMDTSEPNWHWFYLAECGVWHMFEIDPSAGCSVTSEQIEANYNRNQHGSMDFYTPKYSYRLDFSVMKQINVTTGKQRPIKRALHSATGFRFICDNLALPVPCHWERVNTDEPYQLIPLCRDTFEYKEVARLYERTMSQPIKSIQRIQNLDLWEFFCRKKAQLRKIKRTVDIDERMLFHGTGHSNIQAICTYNFDWRLTGSHGDVYGKGSYFARDSKYSSKFCHSTSKHNFTLQRHGLAPPIFQSDPPYKCMFLARVLVGEYTVGHPHFCRPPSKDLSIANFFDSCVDDMVNPKIFVIFDSNQIYPEYLIEFY
- the LOC128534096 gene encoding protein mono-ADP-ribosyltransferase PARP11-like isoform X3, which gives rise to MLNEGFWSSCLKPSQMHCSVNDKCVQHVQQMCSKNNDEESCEEEMDTSEPNWHWFYLAECGVWHMFEIDPSAGCSVTSEQIEANYNRNQHGSMDFYTPKYSYRLDFSVMKQINVTTGKQRPIKRALHSATGFRFICDNLALPVPCHWERVNTDEPYQLIPLCRDTFEYKEVARLYERTMSQPIKSIQRIQNLDLWEFFCRKKAQLRKIKRTVDIDERMLFHGTGHSNIQAICTYNFDWRLTGSHGDVYGKGSYFARDSKYSSKFCHSTSKHNFTLQRHGLAPPIFQSDPPYKCMFLARVLVGEYTVGHPHFCRPPSKDLSIANFFDSCVDDMVNPKIFVIFDSNQIYPEYLIEFY
- the LOC128534096 gene encoding protein mono-ADP-ribosyltransferase PARP11-like isoform X4, whose amino-acid sequence is MLNEGNCIYNYAPGFWSSCLKPSQMHCSVNDKCVQHVQQMCSKNNDEESCEEEMDTSEPNWHWFYLAECGVWHMFEIDPSAGCSVTSEQIEANYNRNQHGSMDFYTPKYSYRLDFSVMKQINVTTGKQRPIKRALHSATGFRFICDNLALPVPCHWERVNTDEPYQLIPLCRDTFEYKEVARLYERTMSQPIKSIQRIQNLDLWEFFCRKKAQLRKIKRTVDIDERMLFHGTGHSNIQAICTYNFDWRLTGSHGDVYGKGSYFARDSKYSSKFCHSTSKHNFTLQRHGLAPPIFQSDPPYKCMFLARVLVGEYTVGHPHFCRPPSKDLSIANFFDSCVDDMIDGFSS